One region of Streptomyces subrutilus genomic DNA includes:
- a CDS encoding LCP family protein, with protein sequence MRRLTVALTTLATLGAGVLLGPQAVSAGQAGPSRGTNILVVGIDSRTGISAAEKRRLHVGGKGCNCTDVMMLVHLSADQRRASVVSIPRDSYVEYARTTATEPARWGKINGAYAVGGGPLTVRTVEKATGLHVDHYLETGFTGFEQAVNDLGGATLCTDRPLKDENSGLDVTAGVHRTDGNGTLRYVRARHVNQRPGDLGRVRRQQRVVNDLLARLTAEGALDGPVSTARTARALLKSVRTDARTGLHDLIRIGWALGRLRADRTEFATVPIRLFDHRVPGVGSTLVWDEPRSAALWDALGADRPITGDPRIQPVPETPVPSNPAVIPVRVDDASVAEALRAGGFAATATQAAPAARPAGPPVITYPAGRDEDAATLAAALPGALLRPDPQQEGTFDVAVGDRPVQVRTVTYDRNVADGAPVTADRLRCADATAQPAPGAAPAAAGR encoded by the coding sequence GTGCGTCGTCTCACTGTTGCCCTCACCACGCTCGCGACGCTCGGCGCCGGCGTCCTCCTGGGCCCCCAGGCGGTCTCGGCCGGCCAGGCGGGTCCCAGCCGGGGCACGAACATCCTCGTCGTCGGCATCGACAGCCGCACCGGTATCTCCGCCGCCGAGAAGAGACGGCTCCACGTCGGCGGCAAGGGCTGCAACTGCACCGACGTGATGATGCTCGTGCACCTGTCGGCGGACCAGCGCCGGGCGAGCGTCGTGTCCATTCCGCGCGACTCCTACGTCGAGTACGCGCGCACGACCGCCACCGAACCCGCCCGGTGGGGCAAGATCAACGGCGCGTACGCGGTCGGCGGCGGCCCCCTGACCGTGCGCACCGTCGAAAAGGCCACCGGCCTGCACGTCGACCACTACCTGGAGACCGGTTTCACCGGCTTCGAGCAGGCCGTCAACGACCTCGGCGGCGCGACCTTGTGCACGGACAGGCCGCTCAAGGACGAGAACTCCGGCCTCGACGTCACCGCGGGCGTCCACCGCACCGACGGCAACGGCACGCTGCGCTACGTCCGGGCCCGGCACGTCAACCAGCGCCCCGGGGACCTCGGCCGCGTCCGCCGCCAGCAGCGCGTGGTCAACGACCTGCTGGCCCGCCTGACCGCCGAGGGCGCTCTGGACGGTCCGGTGAGCACGGCGCGCACCGCCCGGGCCCTGCTGAAGTCCGTACGCACCGACGCGCGCACCGGCCTGCACGACCTGATCCGCATCGGCTGGGCGCTCGGCCGGCTGCGCGCGGACCGCACCGAGTTCGCGACCGTGCCGATCCGCCTCTTCGACCACCGGGTGCCGGGGGTGGGCTCCACCCTGGTGTGGGACGAGCCCCGGTCCGCGGCGCTGTGGGACGCTCTCGGCGCGGACCGCCCGATCACGGGCGACCCCCGCATCCAGCCCGTCCCGGAGACCCCGGTCCCGAGCAACCCGGCCGTCATCCCGGTCCGCGTGGACGACGCGTCCGTGGCGGAGGCGCTGCGCGCGGGCGGTTTCGCCGCCACCGCCACGCAGGCCGCACCGGCCGCACGCCCCGCCGGACCGCCGGTGATCACCTATCCGGCCGGGCGGGACGAGGACGCGGCGACCCTGGCGGCCGCCCTGCCCGGCGCCCTCCTGCGGCCCGATCCGCAGCAGGAGGGGACCTTCGACGTCGCCGTCGGCGACCGGCCCGTCCAGGTCAGGACGGTCACCTACGACCGCAACGTCGCGGACGGCGCCCCCGTCACCGCCGACCGGCTCCGCTGCGCCGACGCGACCGCGCAGCCCGCTCCCGGCGCCGCCCCGGCCGCCGCCGGACGGTAG
- a CDS encoding NAD(P)-dependent alcohol dehydrogenase: protein MRAIVQDAYGTPDVLRLDEIERPVPGRGEVLLRVRAAGVDMGVWHLMAGLPMALRAGFGLRGPRQRVPGMDVAGRVEAVGPDVTRLRPGDEVYGTCTGSFAEYACAKEDALAPRPAGLTPEQAAVVTISGSTALQACRAGRLRPGGRVLVIGASGGVGTYAVQLAKALGASRVTGVCSASKADLVRSLGADEVLDHAREDPTLGGRRYDLVLDIAGNHSLKRLRRVLNPGGTLVMVGGETDGRWLGGYHRQLGALLVSPFIRSRVRVLASTPKPEDLRALGELLESGALTPAIDRTYPLGEVSDAIRRLRSGQVRGKVAISV, encoded by the coding sequence ATGAGAGCCATCGTCCAGGACGCCTACGGAACACCCGACGTCCTGCGCCTCGATGAGATCGAACGGCCCGTGCCCGGCCGGGGCGAGGTGCTCCTGCGCGTGCGGGCGGCCGGCGTCGACATGGGTGTCTGGCACCTGATGGCAGGTCTGCCGATGGCGCTCCGCGCGGGCTTCGGCCTGCGGGGTCCCCGGCAGCGCGTCCCGGGCATGGACGTGGCGGGCCGGGTGGAGGCCGTCGGCCCGGACGTCACCCGGCTGCGGCCCGGCGACGAGGTGTACGGAACCTGCACCGGCTCCTTCGCGGAGTACGCCTGCGCCAAGGAGGACGCGCTCGCGCCCCGCCCGGCCGGGCTCACACCCGAACAGGCGGCGGTCGTCACCATCTCCGGGTCCACCGCCCTCCAGGCCTGCCGTGCCGGCCGGCTGCGGCCCGGCGGGCGGGTCCTGGTGATCGGGGCCTCGGGCGGGGTCGGGACCTATGCCGTCCAACTGGCCAAGGCGCTGGGGGCCTCCCGCGTCACCGGCGTGTGCAGCGCCTCCAAGGCGGACCTGGTCCGCTCCCTCGGCGCCGACGAGGTCCTCGACCACGCCCGCGAGGACCCGACCCTCGGCGGCCGGCGCTACGACCTCGTCCTCGACATCGCGGGCAACCACTCCCTCAAGCGGCTGCGCCGGGTGCTGAACCCCGGCGGGACCCTGGTCATGGTCGGCGGCGAGACCGACGGCCGCTGGCTCGGCGGGTATCACCGACAGCTGGGGGCCCTGCTCGTGTCCCCCTTCATCCGTTCCCGGGTGCGGGTGCTCGCCTCCACCCCGAAGCCCGAGGATCTGCGCGCCCTCGGGGAACTCCTCGAGTCCGGCGCGCTCACCCCGGCCATCGACCGGACCTACCCGCTGGGCGAAGTCTCGGACGCCATACGCCGTCTGAGGTCGGGCCAGGTGCGGGGGAAGGTCGCGATCAGCGTGTGA
- a CDS encoding helix-turn-helix transcriptional regulator produces MVKATRVTNTIRAQRFTHGEMTQAELARRIGVSRQTVIAIEQGRYSPSLEMAFQIAQVFGVPLDTVFQYAAHPGGSGNTGTEEGTS; encoded by the coding sequence GTGGTGAAGGCGACGCGGGTCACCAACACCATCCGGGCCCAGCGCTTCACCCACGGCGAGATGACCCAGGCCGAGCTCGCCCGCCGGATCGGCGTCAGCCGGCAGACCGTCATCGCCATCGAACAGGGCCGCTACTCGCCCTCGTTGGAGATGGCCTTCCAGATCGCCCAGGTGTTCGGGGTCCCCCTCGACACCGTCTTCCAGTACGCGGCCCACCCGGGCGGCTCGGGCAACACCGGCACAGAGGAAGGCACTTCATGA
- a CDS encoding M20 family metallopeptidase: MTTHRTEQVSVDAMIEDLRVLVETESPSRDVEALTASAKVVASVIESRLGGQAVLVESEAGPHVHWSGGAEPRVLVLGHHDTVFPLGTLERRPFLVQDGHVTGPGVFDMLGGLVQAVHGLASLEDRSGVEILVTADEEVGSRSSRALIEERALACGAVLVLEGAADGGALKTGRKGCGTFQVSIAGRASHAGLEPAAGVNALVEAAHQVLDITALGRPEIGTTVTPTVASAGTLDNVVPAGATVIVDVRVESDAEKERVESAFAALAPHLDEAEISVEGGLGRPPMPESAAAELFAVAQRLLPGIEGKAVGGGSDGNFTAALGVPTLDGLGAVGGGAHADHEYVVIEAMAERANLVASLVTELQRR; this comes from the coding sequence ATGACGACGCACAGGACCGAACAAGTGAGCGTGGACGCGATGATCGAGGACCTCCGGGTGCTCGTGGAGACCGAGTCGCCTTCGCGCGACGTCGAGGCCTTGACGGCGTCGGCCAAGGTGGTCGCCTCCGTGATCGAGAGCCGCCTCGGCGGGCAGGCCGTCCTCGTCGAGAGCGAAGCCGGGCCGCACGTCCACTGGTCGGGGGGCGCCGAGCCCCGGGTGCTGGTCCTCGGTCACCACGACACGGTGTTCCCCCTCGGCACCCTGGAGCGCCGCCCGTTCCTGGTCCAGGACGGGCACGTGACCGGGCCCGGAGTCTTCGACATGCTCGGCGGCCTGGTCCAGGCCGTCCACGGCCTGGCATCCCTCGAGGACCGGTCGGGCGTCGAGATCCTGGTGACCGCCGACGAGGAGGTCGGCTCGCGCTCCTCCCGGGCCCTCATCGAGGAACGGGCCCTCGCCTGCGGCGCGGTGCTCGTACTGGAGGGCGCCGCCGACGGAGGCGCCCTCAAGACCGGCCGCAAGGGCTGCGGCACCTTCCAGGTCTCCATCGCGGGCCGGGCCTCGCACGCGGGGCTCGAACCCGCGGCCGGGGTCAACGCCCTCGTCGAGGCGGCACACCAGGTACTGGACATCACGGCGCTCGGCCGGCCGGAGATCGGCACGACCGTCACCCCGACCGTCGCGTCCGCGGGAACCCTGGACAACGTCGTACCCGCCGGGGCGACCGTCATCGTCGACGTCCGCGTCGAGTCGGACGCGGAGAAGGAGCGCGTCGAATCCGCCTTCGCGGCGCTGGCTCCGCACCTCGACGAGGCGGAGATCTCGGTCGAGGGGGGCCTGGGCCGGCCCCCGATGCCCGAGTCGGCGGCGGCCGAGCTCTTCGCCGTGGCGCAGCGGCTGCTGCCCGGCATCGAGGGCAAGGCGGTCGGGGGCGGGAGCGACGGCAACTTCACGGCCGCACTGGGGGTGCCCACGCTGGACGGCCTCGGGGCGGTCGGCGGCGGGGCCCACGCCGACCACGAGTACGTGGTGATCGAGGCGATGGCCGAGCGGGCGAACCTCGTGGCGAGTCTGGTGACGGAGCTTCAGCGCCGCTAA
- a CDS encoding protein kinase domain-containing protein — translation MLELTGSGAEPLEEGDPRRIGTIALAGRLGAGGMGRVYLGVQDGRYVAVKQLLASVVGEDADFLRRFGHELDNLARLPAEATAPLLASDRAARPPWFATAYIPGLTLREAIALHGGPLPADALWLLLREAAAGLAAVHALDMVHRDLKPSNVMLTLDGLTLIDFGVARAAEQSQLTRTGMVVGTPAYMAPEQATGKRRLSGATDVFALGSVLAYAACGQPPFGDESGHGVLYRIVHEAPDLEPLRELEPELADIVESCLDKDPEGRPTAAELLGLASRKVPSGTPLWPGAVTERLTERAAFAANVQDIDVPTVPLTSGEPEPAKEPAKEPAPGPAAVPGKGPAKTTGPDPAAATGPEGEQPGRPGKQKPERPERRRRTRVLFAVVPVVVVAGGTTLALQHLPYTVPARTDARGTPGSSVSAPAAPTAPAAGGSPSGAVSAAPSPGQEQVAGDGKDQGQGGTAGPPAAGAGGTGTAAGPGPGTGSGNGGTQTGSGGPGSPAGAGGTGSSPRPSGGGTTTAPSAPPPPDSGTYRYRNGNNGKCVTQVYGSSDHGDCADSTARWTVQSRSDGSFKLVNKQTGGCLYANMLGQAVFVGDCAGGSVLWRTGSDGSLRNTYNGGCLDLGMSAGLVTNTCGGQASQRWTRQT, via the coding sequence GTGCTGGAGCTGACGGGGAGCGGGGCGGAGCCCCTGGAGGAGGGGGATCCGCGCCGGATCGGCACGATCGCGCTCGCGGGCCGGCTCGGGGCCGGCGGCATGGGGCGCGTGTACCTCGGGGTCCAGGACGGCCGGTACGTCGCCGTCAAGCAGCTGCTGGCGTCCGTGGTCGGCGAGGACGCGGACTTCCTGCGCCGTTTCGGGCACGAGCTGGACAACCTCGCCCGGCTGCCCGCGGAGGCCACCGCCCCGCTGCTCGCCAGCGACCGCGCGGCGAGGCCGCCGTGGTTCGCCACCGCGTACATCCCCGGGCTCACCCTGCGCGAGGCCATCGCGCTGCACGGCGGACCGCTGCCCGCGGACGCGCTGTGGCTGCTGCTGCGGGAGGCGGCGGCGGGCCTGGCCGCGGTGCACGCACTCGACATGGTGCACCGGGACCTCAAGCCGTCGAACGTGATGCTGACCCTGGACGGTCTCACCCTCATCGACTTCGGCGTCGCCCGCGCCGCCGAACAGAGCCAGCTGACCCGGACCGGCATGGTGGTGGGCACGCCCGCCTACATGGCGCCCGAACAGGCCACGGGAAAACGGCGGTTGAGCGGCGCCACCGACGTCTTCGCGCTGGGCTCGGTCCTGGCGTACGCGGCCTGCGGCCAGCCGCCCTTCGGCGACGAGTCCGGGCACGGCGTGCTGTACCGCATCGTCCACGAAGCGCCGGACCTGGAGCCGTTGCGGGAGCTGGAACCGGAGCTCGCCGACATCGTCGAGTCCTGCCTCGACAAGGACCCCGAGGGCCGGCCCACCGCCGCCGAACTCCTCGGACTCGCCTCCCGCAAGGTCCCGTCCGGCACCCCCCTGTGGCCCGGGGCCGTCACCGAGCGGCTGACCGAGCGCGCCGCCTTCGCCGCGAACGTCCAGGACATCGACGTACCGACGGTCCCGCTGACGAGCGGAGAGCCGGAGCCGGCGAAGGAGCCGGCGAAGGAGCCCGCGCCGGGACCGGCGGCGGTACCCGGGAAGGGCCCGGCGAAGACCACCGGGCCGGATCCCGCGGCCGCGACCGGCCCGGAAGGCGAACAGCCCGGACGTCCCGGGAAGCAGAAGCCAGAGCGGCCCGAACGGCGCCGCCGGACCCGCGTCCTGTTCGCCGTCGTGCCCGTCGTCGTGGTCGCGGGCGGTACGACCCTCGCCCTCCAGCACCTGCCGTACACGGTCCCGGCGCGGACCGACGCCCGGGGAACGCCGGGCAGTTCCGTCTCGGCACCCGCCGCCCCGACCGCTCCGGCGGCGGGCGGCAGCCCGTCGGGCGCCGTGTCGGCCGCGCCGTCCCCGGGCCAGGAGCAGGTCGCGGGGGACGGCAAGGACCAGGGCCAGGGCGGGACGGCCGGACCCCCGGCCGCGGGCGCCGGGGGCACCGGAACCGCCGCCGGGCCCGGCCCCGGCACCGGGAGCGGCAACGGCGGCACCCAGACCGGCTCCGGCGGCCCCGGAAGCCCCGCCGGCGCGGGCGGCACGGGCAGCAGCCCGCGCCCCTCCGGCGGCGGGACGACCACGGCTCCCTCGGCGCCGCCGCCCCCCGATTCCGGCACCTACCGGTACCGCAACGGCAACAACGGCAAGTGCGTCACCCAGGTCTACGGCTCCTCGGACCACGGCGACTGCGCGGACTCGACCGCCAGGTGGACCGTGCAGAGCAGGTCCGACGGCAGTTTCAAGCTCGTCAACAAGCAGACCGGCGGGTGCCTGTACGCCAACATGCTCGGTCAGGCCGTCTTCGTGGGCGACTGCGCGGGCGGCAGCGTGCTGTGGCGTACGGGGTCGGACGGCAGCCTGCGCAACACCTACAACGGCGGCTGCCTCGACCTGGGCATGAGCGCCGGCCTGGTGACCAACACCTGCGGCGGTCAGGCCTCCCAGCGCTGGACGAGGCAGACCTGA
- a CDS encoding acyl-CoA dehydrogenase family protein, which yields MSDPLLFNPRTYDPAHFDPETRRLLRATVDWFEDRGKRRLIEDYRSRAWLGDFLAFSAKEGLFATFLTPAPAAGGQEPDKRWDTARIAALNEIFGFYGLDYWYAWQVTILGLGPVWQSDNDAARSRAARLLEEGEVFAFGLSEKTHGADIYSTDMLLEPDGDGGFRAGGSKYYIGNGNAAGLVSVFGRRTDVEGPDGYVFFAADSRHPAYHVVQNVVDSSKYVSEFRLEDYPVRAEDVLHTGRAAFDAALNTVNVGKFNLCTASIGICEHAMYEAVTHAQGRILYGRPVTAFPHVRRELTDAYVRLVGMKLFSDRAVDYFRSAGPDDRRYLLFNPMTKMKVTTEGEKVIDLMWDVIAAKGFEKDTYFAQAAVEIRGLPKLEGTVHVNLALILKFMRNHLLEPAEYAPVPTRLDAADDGFLFRQGPARGLGSVRFHDWRTAYDAYAAVPNVARFREQADALCAFVTTAAPDEEQSRDLDLLLAVGQLFALVVHGQLILEQARLSELDEDVLDELFGVLVRDFSAHAVELHGKDSATADQQTWALGAVRRPVVDADRSARVWARVEALAGAYEMAP from the coding sequence ATGAGCGACCCGCTGCTGTTCAACCCGCGCACCTACGACCCCGCGCACTTCGACCCCGAGACCCGCAGGCTGCTGCGCGCCACCGTCGACTGGTTCGAGGACCGCGGCAAGCGCAGGCTGATCGAGGACTACCGCTCCCGTGCCTGGCTGGGGGACTTCCTCGCCTTCTCGGCGAAGGAGGGGCTCTTCGCGACCTTCCTCACCCCGGCCCCCGCCGCCGGCGGGCAGGAGCCGGACAAGCGGTGGGACACCGCGCGGATCGCCGCCCTCAACGAGATCTTCGGCTTCTACGGCCTGGACTACTGGTACGCCTGGCAGGTCACGATCCTCGGCCTCGGCCCCGTCTGGCAGAGTGACAACGACGCCGCCCGCAGCCGCGCCGCGCGGCTCCTCGAAGAGGGCGAGGTGTTCGCCTTCGGCCTGTCCGAGAAGACCCACGGCGCCGACATCTACTCCACCGACATGCTGCTGGAGCCGGACGGCGACGGCGGTTTCCGGGCCGGCGGCTCCAAGTACTACATCGGCAACGGCAACGCCGCCGGTCTGGTCTCCGTCTTCGGCCGCCGTACCGACGTCGAGGGCCCCGACGGCTACGTCTTCTTCGCCGCCGACAGCCGCCACCCCGCCTACCACGTCGTCCAGAACGTGGTGGACTCCTCGAAGTACGTGAGCGAGTTCCGCCTCGAGGACTACCCGGTCCGGGCCGAGGACGTCCTGCACACCGGCCGCGCCGCATTCGACGCCGCGCTCAACACCGTCAACGTCGGCAAGTTCAACCTCTGCACCGCTTCGATCGGCATCTGCGAGCACGCGATGTACGAGGCCGTCACCCATGCGCAGGGCCGCATCCTCTACGGGCGCCCCGTCACGGCCTTCCCGCACGTGCGCCGCGAGCTCACCGACGCGTACGTCCGCCTCGTCGGGATGAAGCTCTTCAGCGACCGCGCCGTCGACTACTTCCGCTCCGCGGGCCCCGACGACCGCCGCTACCTGCTGTTCAACCCGATGACCAAGATGAAGGTGACCACCGAGGGCGAGAAGGTCATCGACCTGATGTGGGACGTCATCGCGGCCAAGGGCTTCGAGAAGGACACCTACTTCGCCCAGGCGGCCGTCGAGATCCGCGGTCTGCCCAAGCTGGAGGGCACGGTCCACGTCAACCTCGCCCTGATCCTCAAGTTCATGCGCAACCACCTGCTGGAGCCGGCCGAGTACGCCCCCGTACCGACCCGCCTGGACGCGGCCGACGACGGGTTCCTCTTCCGCCAGGGCCCGGCCCGCGGTCTGGGTTCCGTACGCTTCCACGACTGGCGCACCGCCTACGACGCGTACGCCGCCGTGCCCAACGTCGCCCGCTTCCGCGAGCAGGCGGACGCCCTGTGCGCGTTCGTCACCACCGCCGCCCCCGACGAGGAGCAGAGCCGCGACCTCGATCTCCTCCTCGCCGTGGGCCAGCTGTTCGCGCTGGTCGTCCACGGCCAGCTGATCCTGGAGCAGGCCCGCCTGTCCGAGTTGGACGAGGACGTGCTCGACGAGCTGTTCGGCGTCCTCGTACGGGACTTCTCCGCGCACGCGGTCGAGCTGCACGGCAAGGACTCCGCCACCGCCGACCAGCAGACCTGGGCGCTCGGCGCGGTCCGGCGCCCGGTCGTCGACGCCGACCGCTCCGCGCGGGTCTGGGCGCGGGTCGAGGCCCTGGCCGGGGCCTACGAGATGGCGCCGTAG
- a CDS encoding PadR family transcriptional regulator codes for MALEHAILVSLLEQPGSGYELARRFERSIGYFWTATHQQIYRVLGRMEGDGWIDVRHVPQEARPDKKEYSVAAAGRAALSAWLHEPIQPDSVRHELAVKIRGAAFDDPAALIREVERHHGAHTDRLTRYLAGELRDFTGPDAPAPGDTGRELQHVVLRGGIAYERMTLAWLEDVLATLRRLAER; via the coding sequence ATGGCACTCGAGCACGCGATCCTCGTCTCCCTGCTGGAGCAGCCGGGCTCCGGCTACGAGCTGGCCCGGCGGTTCGAGCGGTCCATCGGGTACTTCTGGACCGCCACCCACCAGCAGATCTACCGCGTGCTGGGGCGCATGGAGGGCGACGGCTGGATCGACGTCCGCCACGTGCCGCAGGAGGCCAGGCCGGACAAGAAGGAGTACTCGGTGGCCGCGGCCGGCCGGGCCGCCCTGTCCGCCTGGCTCCACGAGCCGATCCAGCCCGACAGCGTCCGGCACGAGCTGGCCGTCAAGATCCGCGGCGCGGCCTTCGACGACCCGGCCGCGCTGATCCGCGAGGTCGAGCGGCACCACGGCGCGCACACCGACCGCCTCACCCGCTACCTCGCGGGGGAGCTGCGCGATTTCACCGGCCCGGACGCCCCCGCGCCGGGCGACACCGGACGGGAACTCCAGCACGTCGTGCTGCGCGGCGGCATCGCCTACGAGCGCATGACCCTCGCATGGCTCGAGGACGTGCTCGCGACGCTCCGCCGGCTCGCCGAGCGCTGA
- a CDS encoding branched-chain amino acid ABC transporter substrate-binding protein, protein MARLEWPLHVVRRVALATAVAVGLVAAVWLGAGWIQERQSRCADGVVEQGPDDECVGVTDGAYAFAPHLDEVRKKILEENARVLADADNEPYVSVAYLTNFTATAEDSNSAEGVRHELQGAYLAQYRHNRGDLSATPKIRLLIANPGSRSAHWRHTVDQLIARKDSPDRLVAVAGLGPSTDENLAAIRRLSEHGIAMVGATLTATNIQGINGFVRVAPTNEDEAYAAAGFLKRRGTATAVVIQDVAQGNLYASTLGTAFTQAFHDGDKHKLVAERMTYDSSVGSAWQNELRYMPGQLCLQRPQLVYFAGRGRHLTHFLDALSNRSCTDQKFTVFAGDDTTNLTAEQLAHAAETGVEVLYTGLSHPDMHRTSPQSVSAPSAKNFQPGGLLDQWFPHDPRHDGGALMGHDAVLTAAHGIQMAARWQGQVVGDAVARMFHQMDGSQQVAGASGFISFQNNGNPRNKAVPILRLTAKGQAEFVEVSAAEGKPPEAQ, encoded by the coding sequence GTGGCCAGACTCGAATGGCCGCTGCACGTCGTGCGCCGGGTCGCTCTGGCCACCGCCGTCGCCGTCGGGCTGGTGGCGGCCGTCTGGCTGGGCGCCGGCTGGATCCAGGAGCGGCAGTCCAGATGCGCCGACGGAGTGGTCGAACAGGGCCCGGACGACGAGTGCGTGGGGGTCACCGACGGCGCCTACGCGTTCGCCCCGCACCTGGACGAGGTCCGCAAGAAGATCCTCGAAGAGAACGCCCGCGTCCTGGCCGACGCGGACAACGAGCCCTACGTCAGCGTCGCGTACCTGACCAACTTCACCGCGACCGCCGAGGACAGCAACTCCGCGGAAGGCGTCCGCCACGAACTCCAGGGCGCCTACCTCGCCCAGTACCGGCACAACCGCGGCGACCTCTCCGCCACGCCCAAGATCCGGCTGCTGATCGCTAACCCGGGCAGCAGGTCCGCGCACTGGCGGCACACCGTCGACCAGCTGATCGCCCGCAAGGACTCCCCCGACCGGCTGGTCGCGGTGGCCGGCCTCGGCCCCAGCACGGACGAGAACCTCGCGGCCATACGGCGTCTGTCCGAGCACGGCATCGCCATGGTCGGCGCGACCCTGACCGCCACCAACATCCAGGGCATCAACGGCTTCGTCCGCGTCGCCCCCACCAACGAGGACGAGGCGTACGCGGCCGCCGGATTCCTGAAGCGGCGGGGCACCGCCACGGCCGTCGTCATCCAGGACGTGGCCCAGGGAAACCTGTACGCCTCCACCCTCGGCACCGCCTTCACCCAGGCCTTCCACGACGGAGACAAGCACAAGCTGGTAGCCGAGCGCATGACCTACGACTCCTCCGTGGGCAGCGCCTGGCAGAACGAGCTGCGCTACATGCCCGGACAGCTGTGCCTGCAGCGCCCGCAGCTCGTCTACTTCGCGGGCCGGGGCCGCCACCTCACCCACTTCCTCGACGCGCTGTCCAACCGCAGCTGCACCGACCAGAAGTTCACCGTCTTCGCCGGGGACGACACGACCAACCTGACCGCCGAGCAGCTCGCCCACGCCGCCGAGACGGGGGTCGAGGTCCTCTACACCGGCCTCTCCCACCCCGACATGCACCGCACGTCGCCGCAGTCGGTGTCCGCCCCGTCGGCGAAGAACTTCCAGCCGGGCGGGCTGCTCGACCAGTGGTTCCCCCACGACCCCCGCCACGACGGCGGGGCCCTGATGGGCCACGACGCCGTCCTCACCGCGGCCCACGGCATCCAGATGGCCGCCCGCTGGCAGGGCCAGGTCGTCGGCGACGCCGTCGCCCGGATGTTCCACCAGATGGACGGCAGCCAGCAGGTGGCCGGGGCCAGCGGATTCATCTCCTTCCAGAACAACGGCAACCCCCGCAACAAGGCGGTCCCGATCCTGCGGCTCACCGCCAAGGGCCAGGCCGAGTTCGTCGAGGTGTCCGCCGCCGAGGGGAAGCCGCCGGAAGCGCAGTGA
- a CDS encoding cold-shock protein, which produces MASGTVKWFNSEKGFGFIAQDGGGPDVFAHYSNISGNGYRELIEGETVSFDVTQGQKGPQAENIVRG; this is translated from the coding sequence ATGGCCAGCGGCACCGTGAAGTGGTTCAACTCCGAGAAGGGCTTCGGCTTCATCGCCCAGGACGGAGGCGGACCGGATGTTTTCGCCCATTACTCCAACATCTCCGGCAACGGGTACCGCGAGCTGATCGAGGGCGAGACGGTGTCGTTCGACGTCACGCAGGGCCAGAAGGGCCCGCAGGCGGAGAACATCGTCCGCGGCTGA
- a CDS encoding amino acid ABC transporter ATP-binding protein: protein MTTDRPEIEIRGLHKSFGDNHVLRGIDLDIARGEVVCVIGPSGSGKSTLLRCVNLLEEPERGQVFVGGTEVTDLDVDIDAVRRRIGMVFQQFNLFPHVSVTANLTLPQRRVLGTDKARAAAVARENLERVGLSDKADAFPAQLSGGQQQRVAIARALSMGPEVMLFDEPTSALDPELVGEVLSVMRVLAGEGMTMMVVTHEMTFAREVADRVVFMDGGVIVEQGPASQVITRPQHERTRNFLNRILDPAATPPPAGHEGPGSGKTAGGGRGA, encoded by the coding sequence ATGACCACGGACCGCCCGGAGATCGAGATCCGGGGCCTGCACAAGTCCTTCGGCGACAACCACGTCCTGCGCGGCATCGACCTGGACATCGCCCGCGGCGAGGTGGTGTGCGTCATCGGACCGTCCGGCTCCGGCAAGTCCACGCTCCTGCGCTGCGTGAACCTCCTGGAGGAGCCCGAGCGGGGCCAGGTCTTCGTCGGCGGCACCGAGGTCACCGACCTCGACGTCGACATCGACGCCGTGCGCCGCCGCATCGGCATGGTCTTCCAGCAGTTCAACCTCTTCCCGCACGTGAGCGTCACCGCGAACCTCACGCTGCCCCAGCGCCGGGTGCTCGGCACGGACAAGGCCCGGGCCGCCGCCGTCGCCCGCGAGAACCTCGAACGCGTCGGCCTCTCCGACAAGGCGGACGCCTTTCCGGCGCAGCTCTCCGGAGGCCAGCAGCAGCGGGTGGCGATCGCCCGGGCCCTGTCGATGGGTCCGGAGGTGATGCTCTTCGACGAGCCGACCTCGGCGCTCGACCCGGAACTGGTCGGCGAGGTGCTGTCGGTGATGCGGGTGCTGGCCGGCGAGGGCATGACGATGATGGTCGTCACCCACGAGATGACCTTCGCCCGCGAGGTGGCGGACCGCGTGGTGTTCATGGACGGCGGAGTGATCGTCGAGCAGGGACCCGCCTCCCAGGTGATCACCCGTCCGCAGCACGAGCGGACCCGGAACTTCCTCAACCGGATCCTGGATCCGGCGGCAACCCCGCCGCCCGCCGGTCACGAGGGCCCCGGGAGCGGGAAAACGGCCGGTGGAGGGCGCGGCGCATGA